The DNA region CTTGTTATATAACTCAAATAAGTTACATCCCATAATTCTCTAACTCTGATAGgtttaataaatttgtaaaatgcAACTACGCacaaagtaaataaaagaaGTTGTCATTGGACAAGTGCTTCACATATATTTATATCAGTGTTGTTTTTTTGCCAATTAAATTGGTAAATCGTGGAAACAGCTTAGTAAAGACCAAcaattatatacaatatacacaGAATAGAATTATAATTGTTTACCACACTCTATTTTATGGAATTGGTCTGTTTTttaattgattggttgattggtTTTATAATTGATCTGATGAAACACGATAGTTGACTACatacaacatcaataatatttGAATTCAGAATATTTTATTACCAAATTTCCCAAATTATTTACAATCTAAtgaatttattacatttattttcacaaaAACAGATTGCAATCAGAAAGGAAGTTTTCATTTACagatataatataaagaaatatttacaaatactttagtatacatatttacaaacTAAACATTAGTTCACTTTTACTTGTGTATAAAACTTTGGTTGGGATAATTATTTACCTTTAGGGAAGCCTGCTTTAAACTTTGGTTGGGATAATTATTTACCTTTAGGGAAGCCTGCTTTAAACTTTGGTTGGGATAATTATTTACGTTCAGGGAAGCCTGCTTTAAACTTTGGTTGGGATAATTATTTACCTTCAGGGAAGCCTGCTTTAAACTTTTGTTGGGATAATTATTTACCTTCAGGGAAGCCTGCTTTAAACTTTTGTTGGGATAATTATTTACCTGTAGGGAAGCCTGCTTTAAAACATTAAGGAAATTTTATTAACACAAATACAATATACATCGTACAAAGTCaggttattttaaaaattaattttagtaaCCTACATTTTAAGCTCATCCTGAGCTGATTAATGGGCTCCTGTCTGTGTTGGGTGCTGATCAGggccaaaaaataatgttgGGGTCTCCAAAATTTAGGAATCAATGAAACAGGGGTTTATAGAGAAAATATAACCCATGTTTCTGTGGGCTTAAAATCTCTCATTTCCACTAGAATCCGCCAACCAACCACTTCCATAACTTTTGGAAGTTGGAAATCATACTCAATTAACTATTCTTTAttataacccttgacctgatTGCTAGAAAATAAAGGATACTTTGTGACTCCAACCTGTTGGCCTATACAAGAATATTATTAAGatcttttttttagtattagtAGGTAGTTAAAAAATGCATACAAATATCTCCCTGAAATAAACATGGAAGTATAACCATCAAATCTTGCAATACCAGACACCAGATATCTTTAGAAATTCTAGTTTTTGCACTTTCACTGAATAGTACTGGGACTCTGGTTTCGAGTTCCTGTTCCAAAGAGTTCACAGTTGTATCAACTTACAACCTACACTCAAgattgttttaatcaatgttgaaataaaaataaaccttttAAAGCTAGGCTATTGCTATTTTTCCCCAACATGATTTATATACAACAAATCAAATTGCAAGATTTtcgtaataatattacatttattacaGCTGCTACAAATAATTATTCCCCATTTTtagaaattaaatcaaattctCTTTTCTTTTCTACTGATCAATGTTGTACCATGGTGATTCTGTTTGGTGGTGTGTTGCGTACAGTTCTTGTTGGTGCTCCCACCACTTTTGAACGCTGCTTTGGATGTGCTTGGTCCATTGCTTCTTCCAATGTATGCtgtaaacaataaaacattataaatttaACATCTTAATCACTTGGTAGTAAAATGTTCACCTTCACTTACTGGAGGACTAATATATATCCTgaaatgtcattatttataaacatcAGTTTTTAGGACAACATTAAATTCAAACAAGTATCTAGATACCAAAAGATGGGGAAAAAATATTGGGAAAAAATATTGGGAAAAAAGGCAAAGTTTATAGCAAaactgataaaaaaaacaactggaAACCTACCCGCCTAACAGTCCTCATTCGTGCATTGTAATATGGGGCCGAGTCCGGATTCTCCATTAACAACTCTTTCTGCAATCTGTCAAATTTCTCACCTTCATCTTCAGGCTACaaataagaaataattataCACAAAATTTAAACTAGATTTGTATTCAACATGGACGAATGCTAGATGGGTGATCCTTTTAGTAGCACAGATCACCTTAAAATTCATTACTGGTTCGATAAGGAAGGTTGTGACAGTCAGTCAGATCCAAACAACTTTTTTTGGGTGTCTAGACgaagtaattttttaaatataaaacaatgttaACAGTTAGTGCCTTTAATTTACTAATTTAAATTTGGATCGTGCAGACCTTCAAAGTCGGTCACACATTTTCCATAATGCACATCAGTATATGCCATGATTGTGAAAGCAAATGGCATACCTATTGATTACAATATAGTGCCATAGAAGGAACAATCTGTGCTGACCAAAGGGTTGTCAAAGTACTCTGTCTAAAAATAGTCAGGTTGAAACTTAACCAATCGCactggtggctacggccctgctATAAATACTGATGCCTGATATTTTTGTTAGTGTAATCTATGGTTTGGTCATGCTATTTAAAGTCtccaaatatttgatttatccAAGTTGGGACCACCTCTTTGTCTTACCACATTGTTGTAGATTGTACCAGGTCTAATACCAAATCCAGCTTGATTACTTGTCACAACCTCTTCACCATTTGATAGAAAACTTGAAGTATACCAATTATCAAATTCTGTAtcaaacaaagttgaatttatgaGTTTAGCAGCATACTGCAATTGGTAATTTGTCTCCACATGACTATCGTGCCATTTATTCTGTATTTATCTTAATGAATGATTGTGTATGGTAGCATAACAATGTTGTGTTCATTGTTATCTCCAACGATGGCATGGcagtagtctgggttccagacagagttttgtcttaatattagtaaaaagataaatattttggcacatatggcgtttcatacgtatactacttgattttggatactccgtctggggaaacacacacaagtcacgtggtttgacaccaagaattcttggtgcatacgattatccggttgactagtttcagctgcatgcgattggctactcactcgtacactgttttaatattcatatttcggaatttcaaagactcaacaactaagatgatgcgcatgcgctatgttacgtttagacaatgtgtacttgggtagtttctgaaggctagaaattattttatatgccagtagtttggtaaacatttgatgggatttttcccaagaacatgaaaactatcttgatatgataggctagcttctccgcaaatcaaacattgaatggatcatttattacgcggagataattttgatttcccacccagaccctgtcctgttctgtgtggtgtgtagccctgttgtgtgccggtggtatgtaggcctactttattggcgttttatttggcaggtcatacgtgcgagttgagtaggacctactagaggcctaggccaaggactaaacaactaataaacaaaacaacttggcattacgatttagtatatttcaacagtctcgatcgtacattcagcactgtccgtactcgatctttttcattttgaaacaaaatgatcattggttgattcgaaatccatatttacataccgcccgccccatatagccaaatacggtatgataacctacgtcattcttatcggatgtttgcggtctgcaaatcgatttctatacgtgtttcacaagtctgtattttcagacaaaaatcgcggtcgaaataaaaacaaataaatttaaaaaaaaagataatacagacttggggcaagtctagcaTGGCAGATACAGAGCTTGTAATTAGCAGAAGGAAAAGCCTGGAAACTTTCCCCCTAAAACATGGAAATGTCATAAGCAGTGCTGTCTGCAGCATTTTAAATAGGGGCCCAGGGCCTAAAGATTGTAAACTTAAGTGCTGAGCCTAACCTATGCAATTGCAATTTTCGAAATTTAGGCCCCAATCGCTTGGATCTACCTATTATAACAAAATCTTGAAATACAGTATACCTGATATCAATCTTTGCCTGCATTGGTCCACTAATTTCTGGCAATACTGTACTTCAGATTTAATATTTCGTAATTCTTCATAATCACTGCGATATGACGCTTTCAGctcttttaactttttaattagCTGGAACTCATCTTCACTTATTACCATCTCACCATTTTCTGGTGTGAATTCACCTTTAAACAgaattttattgttaatttgcATTATGTTATGTGAAATACTTTTAGGTGCTTGAAATGGATCAGGCTATCAGCATAGTCACCCGTGCATGTATTTTCTATCTGCAAGTGGACTCAGTATTGTCTATTATTAAGGTTGTCCATTCATTCACCTTCATTCTGTTGCCGTATACGGTACACAGGATAGATAGAAaacttttcattaaaaataattacctTATAAccttaatttattttgtaatgcttcagttggtttttttttaaattgaaatccAATGAAACTTTTCTACAAATTGGTAATCTTTCTTAATCTGTCTTACCTTGTTCCATTCGATCTGTCTTCATTTTCTCAATCGCCATTCTTGTGTTGTCAATTTCTTGTTTTGTAAGGTTTATCATCTTAGCAAGCTCACGGCACTCTTTCTTCTTGGTACCAAGAATGtctaataaagaaaataataaattgacatacaaaatatataaacaaagaaaaacaagACAGTAATATAACAGAAACATATATCCCGCTCTTTTAAGAAGTATCCTTCAATTCAAGGAAAGAtgtgttttctatttttatctATATACCTTTATTTTCCACAAGTATCCTGTTTATCTCGGAACCTTTCTCTTGTTTAAAGTCTTCAAAAGCCACAGTCCGTGGTGGAGGTGTGTTGGGCCTAGGCTGGGGAGCTGTCTCGGATCCTGGATGCATTGAATCATTAGCTGAGCTGGAGTCTACTCTTGTGTTTGAGTCGCGTGTCTCAACAGCCACTCTTGGAGGAGTAGATCGCTCTGTTTGCTGTGTACTGGGGGCCGGACTTACACCTTTGCTGGGCAGTGggctaaaaaaacaaaaactcaATCATGAAGTGGTCTTTAGGCCCTAATAGTAATTATCAGTCAAATACAGTTTAAAATGAGTTGGTAGGCAAATATGGTGGATTTAGACTGCCAAAACTAAGATTTTGACAACTCAAAGTATCAAACCTGTGACTGCTGCTGTTGCAGTAAAGGCCTACAGTTATAGGAATGTAATTGAACATGTTTATACAATACTATACCTGGCTCTTTCTTTTGCCTTCTTGCTTCTTGCTCTCTTTGTGGCTGAAACAACAGCCGAGTGTGTTGGTTTTGTAGGTGAGGGGGCAATACCAATGCCAAAATTCTGATTGTCTGGTTCACCTACATATGTTGCATTGCCTTCTTCATCGAACACAACACCAGCCTATAAGAATGACAAATATCATAAAATTTAAAGCATCAATCTAAAAATCTGAAAACTGGCTATTGAATATTTACACCCAAGTGAAAAGCTGATAAGTTTTTAACGTTCTACAATATTTGGCAGGAGGTACAGTTAACATGGATTGAAAAAACAtagaattaaaatttttaaGCTTTGATCCCACTTGGATGCAATAAAATGAAGTAGGCACAGCGAAAGTGAGTTGATAAAAACAACCAACAGTTAGGCTGATGCATCGTgatggtcaaattacttgcagtGCACTTACGTTCTTGTTTTGCATGCAATTGGGAATACAACTTTACCTTTTGAGCAGCAGCAATGGAGTTGGGATCTGTCTTGTCAATCAATGTGTATTTTACTCTGAGCCTTCCTTCTACCTCGGACTCCATCTGGTTCACAAAGGTTTTAAATGCTCCAAACACACTTTGAATCTGACGAATATTGATCACATCAATCTCTTCCAAGGACCCATCTAAATACCTTCGAACTTGATTCTGTATTTCATGCTGCTGTGAGTCTGACAGGGGCTCATAAGTCACTTGGCCTCTGTTTGCCTGTGGAAGATGTGTATTGATCAAGTTATTTTAATAAGAATTAATATTGCTCTTTGACATAATGAGTACAGTTGTTTAGGTTTAGACAAAGTCTTGACTGTTACAGTGTATTAGTAATCTTGTATAATGTGGCACTCATACCAGTGTGTCATGCATTGCCAATTCATGCTTCAAATGTTTAATCTCCTTCTCAAGCTTCTTAACCAAGAGAACAGGGTCATAAAACTCGTTAATAGCAGGCTCGTTGGCAACACACATCATCCTAGTTGCAAAACGCAAGGTTGATACTGTCTCTTCAATCTGCTCTTTCTCTGCCCACACATTAGCAATCATTATTGTGTTGCAGTTACCACCTGAAAAACAATTTAGGAAGTAAGAAACTGGTCTAAACTGAGTTTAAACATTAAGAAAGCTAGTCCTCTCATTGCACACCATATCTATGGTATGTGTCGTCCACAGCTGCCTGTGCGCAATTCAGGCCAGTAGTCTGCAAGTCACAGGCTATTCCCTATCTACATTTGCAAACGTATTAATATATGTCTGCATCAAGATAATATGTATATTCATCAAGCTTAAGTTAGTGCATGCTTCATTTACTCTCTATTCATAGTTAAgcttagttacatttttttttcacattattgattgtctccatccccgaaacctcgactaagaaataccggaatggtgtccggcgggggatagtttattaacattagttaaggtctaatgtaaagcacctagaggggtcagtgatccattaggcgctatataaatactgtttattattattatttatcaacgTAACAACCCCACCAACATACCTATTGAGTCCTTCAAAGCATGAGTTAATTTAGTTTGGCGATATGGAATATGCTCCCTTCTTTTGTCTGTCAAAGCTATGATTGTCTGTTCCAGGAATGTTAATGACTTGTTGATGTACATGGCTTCTTGTTGTGTCTTGCCTGCAGACtgtaattacaaattattttgaatacattaataatgaatagccattgattggttaattatgTATCACATGGATATTATTACTatactatttgtttttaaatcggAGCGCTTGCCTAGCTTACGACATTGATTCAAGATGAAAGCAGCAGATTAATTGACTAAAATTTTACTTTAGAACAGTCGGTGTTTTAAAGTACAAAGTATTTCAATCGTTGGAAAACTGACTGTTCTATTTAACTTTGAGAGACGGAAGCATCACTCATAAATGTTGCTAGCTCACCCCTGTTTTGCTGAGTCTCTCAGATCCAGCTAGATCAACAAGATTAAGTTTGCTTTTCATGTACTTAGCTGATGAATCTGTACGTGACCGAGACTCAATGTGAATTGTGAAGATACAATGTGACCGTGAGGATGCCTGATTCAGTGAGTGTGCTGCAATTGCCCGATTAGtttcaccctaaaaaacaagaacaacattaaataaaatattgtttgtgGAACATctacaaaaaatattaatacagaaGAAGCATCTTTTAGAGACAACTCATACTTCTTCTATTAAGGGGAAATGTTCTTGTGAAATGAACAAATGAAATATACAGAGGACACCCCTAGAGAAAATTATTGGGTGATGAAGATGTCCCCTTAAATAGGAGTCAATGTTACTGACTAAGGTCTATGTGGCCTTGGTTGTTTTTAGGAACATCAAACATTCTAATGATAGAATCCTTACCTCAAATAAGAGATTGAGAGCTTCTTCCTCATTGTGGGCAAGATGATGGGTCAGACCTTTGATATTGATTCCAAACTCATCTTCTGTAATGGTCATTTGTGGCCCGTACTGGATAGCATCTGGTAGCGTTGAAAGTAAATCAAACATCATCTCATTGTAGATTTCAAGATAAGATATTCTGACGGTGACCGCATTGTCTTGACGCTCTTCAATTTCACGATAAAcctacaaaatataaacataaacaagCATACTTTTAAGATCTCTAAGATCTCTTACACTTACAGTACGTTgcctttaaatatttatattatatccaTATCAATAAACTCTCTTGAAAGAGAACTCTTTGAAACTTTCTCAAACAATAATGGTCCCAATTTTTGTCTTACTGCATAACTAAAAGAATTCTTTACACCAGACTTTCTGAATATTTTGTGCTACCTGAAAAGGTGTCTACTTTTGGGATAGTTTACTGTATAATCACAACTTTGCAGTATTCTGATTCTCACCTGTGCCAGTGCTCTTGGTATCAGGCCTCGATGTCTGAAGTTCTCTGTGGCACCTGTCATTGTAAATGTTTTTCCAGCACCAGTTTGTCCATAACAAAGCAAGGTACCTACAGACAAATTGGAAAGTTAATGATTGATGGTGATTTGCAGGGATTTAATTTTAGATTACTTTCCTAGAgccaaaataaaaattaaaaaaaggaaacaaaagTCTCTCTAATTTACTGCACATTTAGTCCAGCAAAagtacattaaaaaacaaaataacattctGTAGCAATTTCCAAGGCACTATGGAAAATACTTAGAataaggaaaaaaaataaagtgaCATTTAAGCATTAGATAGCTCCTAGCTAATGGTAATTGTTAAGATCACGGAAACCTAGCAGCGGATAACCTAATGACAATTACGATGATAGTGATTATTACTGTACGTGCCTAAACACATCATATAAGTACCCAGGTATATCATTCCAAACAAACTCACtttcattcattaatttaaatacgGTAATCcaaaaatttgttttatgaGTTTTGTTTTTCCTGTATAACTTTATTTTTGCAAATTGATCTTGTCAAAATTGTACAAATAAGATACATAcaattacataatatattttgaaatcaACCGGTTCATACACTTGGGATATAAAAAAGTTGAATTACATCACAATTGTTGGTTAGGCAACGCAAATTTAGGTTATTCAAATATTAACTACTTAATAATTAATCTGAGATATATTTCTCCCACTAAAAGTCAATTAGTGTTTGACATCAATATTCTTTATAATGGAAAAGAAATGAAGCAAACAATTGGTTCTTGAAGTAACTGTAACACCTTCATTGTTTCATTTGTCTTTTTTCACTCCTTTGTAAAAAGTAACTATTTGCAATAAGCTTCGAAATTGATTAGATTATATATAGATGGAATCAATAATTTCATAGCAAATAATTAGAACAGCACACTATAGTCAGAAACTCTGCTATAGTGAAATGATTTCATAAAACGCCCAAGTTTattcttgccatttgattggttaattttgtaTTGCATGCAGTCCGGGATATATAATGCAACATTTATATAGTGCTATTTCATGAAGATCAGAGCGCTTTGGACTTGGATGTTacaccttttcaacaacattattctcccctaagggtcccaTTGTGTCACCGGCAGTCAACTACGGCGCCATTACCTTTGTCCACAACAGTGGCTcagtgtgaactagtacactggggtaacaccctacttgtctcgaaagatatACTATTAGGTTCTTTAAAGCGCACACAAGCAATGTGTGTAGACTGGACCtattatagtccttatctgagaagacttgttctaccgccagaaccatggagcgagtgagcattgaacccttgccaatgttatgaCTGAAAGgcttacggttccactgtcttaaccccTCTGCCACACAGTATTACTTAGTTCTATTTAAATTGCATGGTAA from Antedon mediterranea chromosome 2, ecAntMedi1.1, whole genome shotgun sequence includes:
- the LOC140040804 gene encoding kinesin-like protein KIF9 isoform X1, which codes for MNKGGRARKVEKRPSVTEESKSEEEFQIEDDRDSLADTPLPCIINDEVGSVLSCYSGSLRYMMSKRSKVRVFVRTRPTSNFAHDMVDLRNEEKAVVIHGKRDSNQGVVNNQIMDWSFKLDGILHNASQEQVYETVGNEMITNLLSGYNGTLLCYGQTGAGKTFTMTGATENFRHRGLIPRALAQVYREIEERQDNAVTVRISYLEIYNEMMFDLLSTLPDAIQYGPQMTITEDEFGINIKGLTHHLAHNEEEALNLLFEGETNRAIAAHSLNQASSRSHCIFTIHIESRSRTDSSAKYMKSKLNLVDLAGSERLSKTGSAGKTQQEAMYINKSLTFLEQTIIALTDKRREHIPYRQTKLTHALKDSIGGNCNTIMIANVWAEKEQIEETVSTLRFATRMMCVANEPAINEFYDPVLLVKKLEKEIKHLKHELAMHDTLANRGQVTYEPLSDSQQHEIQNQVRRYLDGSLEEIDVINIRQIQSVFGAFKTFVNQMESEVEGRLRVKYTLIDKTDPNSIAAAQKAGVVFDEEGNATYVGEPDNQNFGIGIAPSPTKPTHSAVVSATKRARSKKAKERASPLPSKGVSPAPSTQQTERSTPPRVAVETRDSNTRVDSSSANDSMHPGSETAPQPRPNTPPPRTVAFEDFKQEKGSEINRILVENKDILGTKKKECRELAKMINLTKQEIDNTRMAIEKMKTDRMEQGEFTPENGEMVISEDEFQLIKKLKELKASYRSDYEELRNIKSEVQYCQKLVDQCRQRLISEFDNWYTSSFLSNGEEVVTSNQAGFGIRPGTIYNNVPEDEGEKFDRLQKELLMENPDSAPYYNARMRTVRRHTLEEAMDQAHPKQRSKVVGAPTRTVRNTPPNRITMVQH
- the LOC140040804 gene encoding kinesin-like protein KIF9 isoform X2, whose product is MMSKRSKVRVFVRTRPTSNFAHDMVDLRNEEKAVVIHGKRDSNQGVVNNQIMDWSFKLDGILHNASQEQVYETVGNEMITNLLSGYNGTLLCYGQTGAGKTFTMTGATENFRHRGLIPRALAQVYREIEERQDNAVTVRISYLEIYNEMMFDLLSTLPDAIQYGPQMTITEDEFGINIKGLTHHLAHNEEEALNLLFEGETNRAIAAHSLNQASSRSHCIFTIHIESRSRTDSSAKYMKSKLNLVDLAGSERLSKTGSAGKTQQEAMYINKSLTFLEQTIIALTDKRREHIPYRQTKLTHALKDSIGGNCNTIMIANVWAEKEQIEETVSTLRFATRMMCVANEPAINEFYDPVLLVKKLEKEIKHLKHELAMHDTLANRGQVTYEPLSDSQQHEIQNQVRRYLDGSLEEIDVINIRQIQSVFGAFKTFVNQMESEVEGRLRVKYTLIDKTDPNSIAAAQKAGVVFDEEGNATYVGEPDNQNFGIGIAPSPTKPTHSAVVSATKRARSKKAKERASPLPSKGVSPAPSTQQTERSTPPRVAVETRDSNTRVDSSSANDSMHPGSETAPQPRPNTPPPRTVAFEDFKQEKGSEINRILVENKDILGTKKKECRELAKMINLTKQEIDNTRMAIEKMKTDRMEQGEFTPENGEMVISEDEFQLIKKLKELKASYRSDYEELRNIKSEVQYCQKLVDQCRQRLISEFDNWYTSSFLSNGEEVVTSNQAGFGIRPGTIYNNVPEDEGEKFDRLQKELLMENPDSAPYYNARMRTVRRHTLEEAMDQAHPKQRSKVVGAPTRTVRNTPPNRITMVQH